From a region of the Nitrospira lenta genome:
- a CDS encoding OmpA/MotB family protein, protein MAVRTTHTAPTLFILGVLLTSCSAPPPPVATPAPVSQEVQFHTMWDDIYERLKPEIQNGSIIVERGKVGTTTLAPADSHKVRHEVRLPSATQAAHIDGAPLIIPADNTTDAAAALSREASLNEFIRIRLSDRVLFASGDDRISEEGTTVLARLGAILQDEANIQIAIQGHTDNKPIRDRLRHRFTDNQALSQARASNAAAILKRSGIPLSWLTLQWFGENQPLLPNDSEESRKKNRRVEILITPKEHP, encoded by the coding sequence ATGGCTGTCCGCACCACACACACCGCACCCACGTTATTCATCCTTGGTGTCCTGCTGACAAGCTGCAGCGCCCCTCCGCCTCCCGTCGCCACTCCCGCGCCGGTCAGCCAAGAGGTCCAATTCCACACCATGTGGGACGACATCTACGAACGACTCAAACCAGAGATTCAAAACGGCTCCATCATCGTGGAACGAGGAAAGGTCGGCACAACCACGCTCGCGCCAGCCGATTCACACAAGGTTCGGCATGAGGTCCGCCTCCCCTCGGCCACACAGGCGGCCCATATCGACGGCGCTCCGTTGATCATACCTGCCGACAACACCACGGACGCAGCTGCGGCACTCTCCCGTGAGGCCTCTCTCAATGAGTTCATCCGAATCCGGTTATCCGATCGGGTCCTCTTTGCATCCGGAGACGATCGCATCAGTGAAGAAGGCACCACCGTTCTCGCGCGGCTCGGCGCGATTCTGCAAGACGAGGCGAATATCCAGATAGCGATTCAGGGACACACTGACAACAAACCGATCCGAGACCGGCTCCGCCATCGATTCACAGACAATCAGGCCCTGTCTCAGGCCAGAGCCTCGAATGCCGCAGCCATATTGAAGCGCAGCGGAATCCCCCTCTCGTGGCTGACCCTCCAGTGGTTCGGTGAGAACCAACCTCTTTTGCCGAACGACTCAGAAGAGAGCCGCAAGAAAAACCGCCGCGTCGAAATCCTGATTACGCCGAAAGAACATCCGTAA
- a CDS encoding tetratricopeptide repeat protein: MSAPPRWVRSIRVILLALAVLGVPVGWVTLASPGTESAKPTRPEGNQPDTDPAIALVREGLALLDKKNAGGAIEVLERAVALAPNLVEAHYQLGRAFEEAHNSRRAITEYETVSTLSPDHLDAHFQLGLLYAQQDDPSRAIQPFSAILRINPQHPSARYNLGLVLKKVGRPDQAQRHFELVLAQNLSHAGAHTNLGNIWYDRQDTQRAVAEYRAALLAAPDHLMARRNLAMVLLEQGDVDEALAEYAQAMAVHHGDPALHAEYATLLRRAGRTSEAEREYRQALAYLPSTPEQSDRRTQIEAGLRELSTAQSTQ, translated from the coding sequence ATGTCAGCTCCGCCCCGGTGGGTCCGCAGCATACGCGTCATACTCCTGGCACTTGCCGTCTTGGGAGTTCCAGTCGGCTGGGTCACGCTCGCATCCCCCGGCACGGAATCAGCCAAGCCGACACGACCAGAAGGCAACCAGCCTGATACCGACCCCGCAATCGCGCTGGTTCGTGAAGGCCTCGCGCTTCTGGACAAGAAGAACGCCGGAGGAGCTATCGAGGTCCTAGAGCGCGCGGTCGCCCTTGCCCCCAACCTCGTCGAGGCGCACTACCAGCTTGGACGGGCCTTTGAGGAAGCGCACAACAGCCGACGAGCCATCACAGAATATGAGACCGTCTCCACCCTATCGCCGGATCATCTGGACGCCCATTTTCAGCTCGGCCTGCTCTACGCCCAGCAAGACGACCCGAGCCGAGCCATTCAACCCTTCAGCGCGATTCTTCGCATCAATCCGCAACATCCATCCGCACGATACAACCTCGGACTCGTGCTGAAGAAAGTCGGACGACCGGATCAAGCACAACGCCATTTTGAACTCGTCCTGGCACAGAATCTGTCTCACGCTGGAGCCCATACCAATCTCGGCAATATCTGGTACGACCGGCAGGATACTCAACGTGCTGTCGCTGAATACCGGGCCGCCCTCCTTGCCGCGCCTGACCATCTCATGGCTCGCCGCAATCTGGCGATGGTACTGCTGGAACAAGGAGATGTAGACGAAGCCCTGGCCGAGTACGCCCAGGCCATGGCCGTCCATCACGGCGACCCTGCGCTGCATGCCGAGTATGCGACACTCTTGCGCCGGGCCGGACGTACGTCGGAAGCAGAACGCGAATATCGCCAAGCCCTGGCGTATCTACCGAGCACCCCGGAACAGTCTGATCGGCGGACGCAGATTGAAGCTGGCCTTCGGGAACTCTCCACCGCACAGAGTACGCAGTAG